A genomic stretch from Desulfurococcaceae archaeon MEX13E-LK6-19 includes:
- a CDS encoding NERD domain-containing protein: MISRRRKERKGSWLENHVANRYRKAGYNVRKHVIISKGEIDILAIKRKERLTIEVKSGSQTITSSTMIKLYRKARRINAKPVLFIGPNVNVTISAKELAKKLGIRIKKWKPRS, translated from the coding sequence ATGATCAGCCGTAGGCGTAAGGAGAGGAAAGGTAGTTGGCTGGAAAACCATGTTGCAAATAGATACAGAAAAGCAGGATACAATGTTAGAAAACATGTTATAATAAGCAAGGGCGAAATAGATATACTAGCTATTAAGAGAAAAGAAAGATTAACAATTGAAGTAAAAAGTGGATCACAAACTATTACATCAAGTACCATGATCAAACTCTATAGAAAAGCAAGAAGAATTAATGCCAAGCCAGTACTATTTATTGGACCAAATGTAAACGTAACCATTTCTGCCAAAGAACTAGCCAAGAAGCTTGGAATACGGATAAAGAAATGGAAACCAAGGAGCTGA
- a CDS encoding HD domain-containing protein — translation MSSYEAIEYSTNAGVVNDPIYGHVYFHRQYEEPLINDIVLQRLRYIRQLQLSYLVYPGADHTRFQHSIGVMHLSGKYFEHIVKKMGGRVFNEICGCDENKARYNEKEVYYAVRIVGLLHDIGHGPYGHSFDRYILEKYGLNHEIITYKLYSHRIRQIIENAAGNGVDPNNIALLVDQMLAPHTNIDPCSRFFRQIVRDWLMPADVLDFLLRDSFYTGTREYGWINYRRLIEALEVINMDGIYILAFPEKIIGEFIKYVIARQFMYENVYYHPAIIAFDYYFKQLSNDQDLLDLLEISKTIENLKQGFIEGYLFLNEYSFLGQMLALYRHINLGAHSTTYLSKESRNMVKEFVEHIYLRRKSRWKLIYNRRRVVTNAKRLRDDEEVAAIKNQFKALGKAKKEGIIDKFKSKGITEDDIIVDVREISIFPRTAFNLYPGDSQPRVIPIVKKIGSAQKYIMIPLVEFMAENGVFPIVLLRIYINREKLSRDMEEKLLAILYESPQKQSGLKKWMETTF, via the coding sequence ATGTCTTCTTATGAAGCTATAGAATACAGTACAAATGCTGGTGTTGTCAACGATCCTATATACGGGCATGTATACTTTCACAGACAATATGAGGAACCTTTAATAAATGATATAGTCCTGCAAAGACTGAGATACATTAGGCAACTGCAGTTATCATACCTTGTTTACCCGGGTGCTGACCACACGAGGTTTCAGCATAGCATAGGTGTTATGCATCTTTCTGGTAAGTATTTTGAACATATAGTGAAGAAGATGGGTGGTCGAGTCTTTAATGAGATATGTGGGTGTGATGAGAATAAAGCAAGGTATAATGAAAAAGAAGTATATTATGCTGTCAGGATTGTTGGTCTACTACATGATATTGGCCATGGTCCTTATGGTCATTCTTTTGACAGATATATTCTAGAAAAATACGGCCTAAATCATGAAATTATAACGTATAAGCTTTACAGTCATAGGATAAGGCAAATTATAGAAAATGCGGCAGGAAATGGTGTGGATCCCAATAATATTGCGTTACTAGTAGATCAGATGCTTGCCCCTCATACTAATATAGATCCTTGTTCTAGATTCTTTAGACAAATAGTAAGAGACTGGCTTATGCCAGCTGATGTTCTTGACTTTCTCCTACGCGACTCATTCTATACAGGTACCAGAGAGTATGGCTGGATAAACTATAGAAGACTCATAGAGGCGCTTGAAGTAATAAACATGGATGGAATATACATCTTAGCGTTTCCTGAGAAGATCATAGGTGAGTTCATAAAATATGTCATAGCAAGACAGTTTATGTATGAAAATGTATATTATCATCCTGCCATAATAGCTTTTGATTACTATTTTAAGCAATTATCCAATGATCAAGATCTTCTAGATTTGCTTGAGATAAGTAAGACCATAGAGAATCTAAAGCAGGGATTCATAGAGGGTTACTTATTCTTGAACGAATACAGTTTTCTTGGACAAATGCTTGCACTCTATAGACACATTAACTTAGGAGCACATTCAACAACATATCTTAGCAAGGAATCGAGAAACATGGTGAAAGAATTTGTTGAACATATTTATCTAAGAAGAAAAAGTAGATGGAAATTAATCTACAATAGACGTAGAGTTGTTACAAATGCTAAGAGACTTAGAGATGATGAAGAAGTAGCTGCCATTAAAAATCAGTTCAAAGCACTGGGCAAAGCTAAAAAAGAGGGGATCATAGACAAGTTTAAATCAAAGGGCATCACAGAAGATGATATTATTGTTGATGTAAGAGAAATATCGATATTTCCGAGAACAGCATTTAACCTCTACCCCGGAGATTCCCAGCCACGAGTAATACCTATAGTGAAGAAAATTGGTTCAGCACAAAAGTACATAATGATACCTCTAGTAGAGTTTATGGCAGAAAATGGTGTCTTTCCAATAGTGCTATTAAGAATATATATTAACAGAGAAAAGTTATCAAGAGATATGGAAGAGAAGCTCTTAGCTATACTATACGAATCGCCGCAAAAACAAAGTGGCTTAAAGAAATGGATGGAAACGACCTTTTAG
- a CDS encoding DUF1016 family protein → MPGRRYHKSVYELVHEAALILGRNGSVFSDIDVIKYIRSKYPDCPYSDNSFRMHLLGLSKNNKHAPKRWPNLYKKAFLIQVSSSKFRLADDTLVDEDISDYEDEPVDYNVGYSLSLERDLEDYLARKLDVLEEGLSLVERQKELTGVGRLDILARDKEGNLIVIELKAGQADEKAVGQLQAYMEYLKEQGYSNVRGILVASTYTPKAVYAAKANKNIKLAKYHVEFKIEYLQ, encoded by the coding sequence ATGCCGGGTAGACGTTATCATAAGAGTGTTTATGAGCTTGTTCATGAAGCAGCTCTCATTCTTGGTAGGAATGGTAGTGTGTTTAGTGATATTGATGTGATCAAGTATATACGTAGCAAGTACCCTGACTGCCCCTATAGCGATAACTCGTTTAGAATGCACCTACTAGGCTTATCCAAGAATAACAAACATGCACCTAAGCGTTGGCCCAACCTATACAAGAAGGCATTCTTAATACAAGTAAGCAGCAGTAAGTTTAGGCTAGCCGATGATACATTAGTTGATGAAGACATTAGTGATTATGAGGATGAACCGGTAGATTATAATGTAGGTTATAGTCTCTCGCTCGAACGCGACCTAGAAGATTATCTAGCCAGAAAACTCGATGTACTTGAGGAAGGCCTATCTCTTGTTGAGAGACAAAAAGAGCTCACAGGCGTTGGCAGATTAGACATACTAGCTAGAGACAAGGAAGGGAATCTCATTGTCATAGAGCTCAAGGCAGGACAAGCCGACGAGAAAGCAGTCGGGCAGCTACAAGCATACATGGAGTACTTGAAAGAACAAGGATACAGTAATGTGAGAGGAATACTAGTCGCATCAACATACACGCCCAAAGCAGTATATGCCGCAAAAGCAAATAAAAACATAAAACTAGCCAAATACCACGTCGAATTCAAAATAGAATACCTACAGTAA